The genomic region CAGGTGATCTGGGAACTGGAGCCAGGCGCGCGGGTGGTGGAAAAGGGCGATCTGCCCGCGCCCACCGGCTTTGATGACCCCAGGCGGCTCGATGCCTTTCTGGATGCGGTACGCTGGTACGCGGCTTCCTCGGCGGATGTGCGGGCGTTACAGTCGCCCTTTCGCAGTGGCATCGAGATCGAGGCGTATCAGCTTGACCCGGTGGTGCGGGCCATCCAGATGCCGCGCGCCAATCTGCTGATTGCCGATGATGTGGGCCTGGGCAAGACGATTGAGGCGGGCCTGGTTTGCCAGGAACTGCTGCTGCGGCATCGCGCGCGCAAGATTCTGGTCGTCTGCCCGGCATCGCTCCAGATGCAGTGGCGCGATCAGATGCGCGATAAGTTCGGCCTGGAGTTTCGCATCGTAGACGCGGAGTTGATGAAGACGCTGCGCCGCGAGCGTGGGCTGCATGTGAATCCCTGGACCCATTTTCCCCGGCTGATTACCTCGATTGATTTCCTCAAGCGCGAGCGGCCCCTGCGCCTGATGCGCGAGGCGCTGCCTGCCGAGGGCGAGCGAATCTATCCGCGCCGCTTTGACCTGCTCATTGTGGATGAAGCGCATAATATCGCGCCATCGGGGCGCGGGCGCTACGCGGTTGGCTCGCAGCGAACCGAGGTGATTCGGCTGCTGGCCCCGCATTTCGAGCATAAGCTGTTTCTCTCGGCGACGCCGCATAACGGCTATCAGGAGAGCTTTACCGCGCTGCTGGAACTGCTGGACAGCCAGCGGTTTGCGCGCGGGGTGCCACCCAGGCGCGAGCAACTGGCGACAGTGATGGTGCGCCGCCTGAAATCGGAACTGAAAGGGTGGGATGGCGGGCCGCGCTTCGCAGAGCGCAGGCTCGAAGCGATTGAAGTACCCTACAGCGAAGAGGAGCGCCAGGCGCACGTCCTGCTGCGCCGCTACAGCGAGAGCCGCCTGGCCGCGCTGCCGAATGATACGAATACACCAGAAACCTATGCCACCAGGTTTGTGCTCAAGCTGCTCAAGAAGCGGCTCTTTTCCTCTCCCCAGGCGTTTGCGCTGACTCTGGAACGACACCGCCGCTCGCTCGAAACGGCGCGCCGGGCGATGCCGGTAGCGCGTCAGACACCCATCGGCCTGCTGCGCCAGCAGTTGGAGCGGGCTGAGGAGGAATACGGCGCTGAGGAGGAACAAGAGGAGGCGGTGGATGACGCGCTGGAGGAGGCCGCCCGGCTCTTTCGCGCGCCCTCGCCGGAGGAGGAGCGCCTGCTGGCGGCGATGCAGCGTTGGGCCGAGCAAGCCAGCACGCGACCCGATAGCAAGACGGACCAGTTGATCGCCTGGCTGAAGCGCGAACTGCTGGACAGCGGACAGTGGACCAACCGCCGGGCGATTATCTTCACCGAATATAGAGAGACGCAGAAGTGGCTGGAGAGCATGCTGGCGAGCGCCGGACTGACACAGGGCCAGCGAGTGATGACGCTCTATGGCGGTATGGACGTGCAGGAGCGCGAGCGGATGAAGGCGGCCTTCCAGGCGGACCCGTCGCTGGCCCCGGTGCGCCTGCTGCTGGCGACGGATGCAGCCTCGGAAGGCATCGATCTGCAAAACCATTGCTCGCGGCTGATTCACTTTGAGATTCCCTGGAATCCCAACCGGATGGAGCAGCGCAACGGGCGCGTTGATAGGCATGGGCAGCGAGCGCCAGAGGTGCTGATCTATCATTTTGTGGGCGCGGGCTACCAGCAGCGGCAGCAGCTAGGCGAAGAGGAGGCGCTGGCGGCGCTCTCGCCTGGGGAACTGGAGGCCGATCTGGAGTTTCTGATGCGGGCGGCAAAGAAGGTCAACCAGATTCGAGAGGATTTAGGCAATGTGGGGCCGGTGATTGCCGAGCAGGTGGAAGAGGCGATGCTTGGGAGGCGCGTGCGATTGGATACCAGCAGCGAGGAGAAGAAGTCCGGGCGGGTGCGCGCGGTGCTGCAATTCGAGCAGCGGCTGCGCGAGCAGGTTGACCGGCTGCATAGGCAGTTGCTGGAAAGCAAAAGCGTGCTGCGGCTGGAGCCAGACAACATCGAAGCGGTAGTGAAGATTGCGCTTGACCTGGCCGGTCAGCCGCCGCTGCGCGAAGAGACGCTGACCAACCCGACCGGACGTTACCAGCCCCTCCAGGTCTATTATCTCCCGCGCCTGACGGGAAGCTGGGCGGCCTGCGCGCAGGGGCTGGAACATCCGCTAACCCGCGTGGTGCGGCCTATCGTCTTTGAT from Ktedonobacterales bacterium harbors:
- the drmD gene encoding DISARM system SNF2-like helicase DrmD; amino-acid sequence: MPVFAPPEQGSLVHVRQRRFVVTDVQQHPLALDPVRRKLPQPQHLVTLASIEDDALGEEVQVIWELEPGARVVEKGDLPAPTGFDDPRRLDAFLDAVRWYAASSADVRALQSPFRSGIEIEAYQLDPVVRAIQMPRANLLIADDVGLGKTIEAGLVCQELLLRHRARKILVVCPASLQMQWRDQMRDKFGLEFRIVDAELMKTLRRERGLHVNPWTHFPRLITSIDFLKRERPLRLMREALPAEGERIYPRRFDLLIVDEAHNIAPSGRGRYAVGSQRTEVIRLLAPHFEHKLFLSATPHNGYQESFTALLELLDSQRFARGVPPRREQLATVMVRRLKSELKGWDGGPRFAERRLEAIEVPYSEEERQAHVLLRRYSESRLAALPNDTNTPETYATRFVLKLLKKRLFSSPQAFALTLERHRRSLETARRAMPVARQTPIGLLRQQLERAEEEYGAEEEQEEAVDDALEEAARLFRAPSPEEERLLAAMQRWAEQASTRPDSKTDQLIAWLKRELLDSGQWTNRRAIIFTEYRETQKWLESMLASAGLTQGQRVMTLYGGMDVQERERMKAAFQADPSLAPVRLLLATDAASEGIDLQNHCSRLIHFEIPWNPNRMEQRNGRVDRHGQRAPEVLIYHFVGAGYQQRQQLGEEEALAALSPGELEADLEFLMRAAKKVNQIREDLGNVGPVIAEQVEEAMLGRRVRLDTSSEEKKSGRVRAVLQFEQRLREQVDRLHRQLLESKSVLRLEPDNIEAVVKIALDLAGQPPLREETLTNPTGRYQPLQVYYLPRLTGSWAACAQGLEHPLTRVVRPIVFDESKARGRDDVVLAHLNHALVQRALRLLRAEVWSSAGGQRLHRVTARLVPNSALDTPALIAHARLVLLGSDYQRLHEELLTAGGFIREGRFVRMNVGEVQRALEAALPQAAPEAVQQRLAATWSRYGHEQTILAALEARKLERAASLQRLLEDRAQKEISDTTAILEELRAGILAELHQPDVVQLPLFSLDERQQYDEDRRFLERRLAEIPGEIERETEAIRKRFANPEPSLFPVAITYLVPERLAHG